Proteins from a genomic interval of Streptomyces fodineus:
- a CDS encoding TetR family transcriptional regulator translates to MTGQVRTVDGRVAGRRGQATRQKLLDCLSEMLSSSPYRDVKVIDVARKAGTSPATFYQYFPDVEGAVLEIAEHMATEGAGLTQLLEGRSWAGKSGWQTAQELVDGFLEFWRKNDAILRVVDLGAAEGDKRFYKIRMKILNSVNNSLADSIAELQAKGRVDKEVNPAAVAGSLVAMLAAVAAHQKGFQSWGVKQAELKPNLALLVHLGVTGKKPSK, encoded by the coding sequence ATGACAGGACAAGTGCGTACCGTCGACGGCCGCGTGGCCGGCCGGCGAGGGCAGGCGACCCGGCAGAAACTGCTCGACTGCCTCAGCGAGATGCTCAGCTCCTCCCCCTACCGGGACGTCAAGGTCATCGATGTCGCCCGGAAGGCGGGAACTTCACCCGCGACCTTTTACCAGTACTTCCCGGACGTCGAAGGCGCCGTCCTCGAGATCGCCGAGCACATGGCGACCGAGGGCGCCGGATTGACCCAACTGCTCGAAGGGCGGTCCTGGGCCGGCAAATCGGGATGGCAGACGGCTCAGGAACTCGTCGACGGATTCCTGGAGTTCTGGCGCAAGAACGACGCGATCCTGCGCGTGGTCGACCTCGGGGCGGCCGAGGGAGACAAACGGTTCTACAAGATCCGTATGAAGATCCTGAACTCGGTGAACAACTCCCTCGCGGACTCCATCGCCGAGCTGCAGGCCAAGGGCAGGGTCGACAAGGAGGTGAATCCCGCGGCGGTGGCCGGCTCGCTGGTCGCGATGCTGGCGGCGGTCGCGGCGCACCAGAAGGGCTTCCAGTCCTGGGGTGTGAAGCAGGCCGAACTCAAGCCGAACCTGGCGCTGTTGGTCCATCTGGGCGTGACGGGAAAGAAGCCGAGCAAGTAA
- a CDS encoding VOC family protein, with the protein MDAQLADVAAGKRFYGELFGWTFEDAYGSSVWARLRGELVASLAPKIDGRMPTVWTVSFATPDAQALGRRITAAGGQVVMAPFPVGDLGVAALAADPEGAVFGLWQPGRHRGFGRRHEPGSFVWAQLYTRDTAAANAFYAGLFHDALFGAGAEPDFGRAHVTELFPAEMPPHFLTHFRVADLGDALGAVQRLGGRVQAPPFETSYGRVAVVTDNQGASFALLQR; encoded by the coding sequence GTGGACGCCCAGCTCGCCGACGTCGCGGCGGGCAAGCGGTTCTACGGTGAGCTCTTCGGGTGGACCTTCGAGGACGCGTACGGCTCCTCGGTCTGGGCGCGGCTGCGCGGGGAGCTCGTCGCCTCGCTGGCTCCCAAGATCGACGGCCGGATGCCCACGGTCTGGACGGTCTCCTTCGCCACGCCGGACGCCCAGGCCCTCGGCCGGCGGATCACCGCGGCCGGCGGGCAGGTGGTCATGGCCCCGTTCCCGGTGGGTGATCTCGGGGTCGCCGCCCTCGCCGCCGATCCCGAGGGTGCGGTGTTCGGGCTGTGGCAGCCGGGCAGGCACCGCGGCTTCGGGCGGCGGCACGAGCCCGGCAGCTTCGTCTGGGCCCAGCTGTACACCCGGGACACGGCCGCGGCCAACGCCTTCTATGCCGGTCTCTTCCACGACGCCCTGTTCGGTGCGGGAGCCGAGCCCGACTTCGGCCGGGCCCACGTGACCGAGCTCTTCCCGGCGGAGATGCCCCCGCACTTCCTCACCCACTTCCGGGTCGCGGATCTCGGCGATGCCCTGGGGGCCGTACAGCGGCTGGGCGGCCGTGTGCAGGCACCACCCTTCGAGACGTCGTACGGACGAGTGGCCGTCGTCACCGACAATCAGGGGGCGTCGTTCGCACTGCTGCAGCGCTGA